The proteins below are encoded in one region of Salvelinus fontinalis isolate EN_2023a chromosome 10, ASM2944872v1, whole genome shotgun sequence:
- the LOC129863385 gene encoding protein shisa-3-like isoform X1, translated as MLYVIYHLLGFISRLLFCDNKNYRHGIRLSSWNGMRTVRFAVGAFISLIFQVGMTQQRTNGEYCHSWKDAQSNWRGGFHCPERHDQREAAICCGKCELRYCCALKGARLDQGNCNNHEQVLQPGTSDDEKDAKSAVPVYVPFVIVGSVFLAFIFLGSMVAMGVCLSRKQEIYQSPDDAAGPQGGSGEQQQEAVPMTVSTGTSCGSTSSLYPPNASQACPTGPTRVHQTLKRQETPTSPQPSMVQPFTMHPSMVFSSLVHPSMLHHSIMHPYMAQMPTLYTSQGESRRLPSPCPPSSYTSTTPRHTEVII; from the exons ATGTTATATGTTATTTATCATCTTTTAGGATTTATTTCCAGGTTATTATTTTGTGATAACAAAAATTACCGACACGGGATTCGTCTCTCCAGTTGGAACGGGATGAGGACTGTGCGTTTTGCTGTTGGGGCTTTTATCAGTCTGATTTTCCAAGTGGGCATGACGCAACAGAGGACGAATGGTGAATATTGCCATAGTTGGAAGGACGCTCAATCTAACTGGCGAGGGGGTTTCCATTGTCCGGAGCGCCACGATCAAAGAGAAGCTGCGATCTGTTGTGGAAAGTGTGAGCTGCGCTACTGTTGCGCACTAAAAGGAGCTAGACTGGATCAGGGTAACTGCAACAACCACGAACAAGTTCTACAGCCTGGCACGTCTGATGACGAGAAAGATGCCAAGAGCGCAG tACCTGTCTATGTCCCCTTTGTGATCGTGGGCTCTGTTTTTCTGGCCTTTATCTTTCTGGGCTCCATGGTGGCCATGGGTGTCTGTCTGAGTCGTAAACAGGAGATCTACCAAAGCCCAGACGATGCTGCTGGGCCCCAGGGTGGGAGTGGAGAGCAGCAGCAGGAGGCTGTACCCATGACTGTGAGTACAGGGACGTCCTGTGgttccacctcatctctctaccctcccAATGCCAGCCAAGCCTGTCCAACTGGACCCACACGGGTCCACCAAACCTTAAAGAGGCAGGAAACTCCCACCAGCCCACAACCCTCCATGGTCCAACCTTTTACCATGCACCCCTCCATGGTGTTTTCCAGCCTGGTTCACCCCTCCATGCTTCATCATTCCATAATGCATCCTTATATGGCTCAAATGCCTACTCTGTATACCTCACAAGGGGAAAGCCGTCGTCTCCCATCTCCCTGCCCTCCATCCAGCTATACCAGCACTACACCCAGGCACACTGAAGTGATCATATAA
- the LOC129863385 gene encoding protein shisa-2-like isoform X2: MRTVRFAVGAFISLIFQVGMTQQRTNGEYCHSWKDAQSNWRGGFHCPERHDQREAAICCGKCELRYCCALKGARLDQGNCNNHEQVLQPGTSDDEKDAKSAVPVYVPFVIVGSVFLAFIFLGSMVAMGVCLSRKQEIYQSPDDAAGPQGGSGEQQQEAVPMTVSTGTSCGSTSSLYPPNASQACPTGPTRVHQTLKRQETPTSPQPSMVQPFTMHPSMVFSSLVHPSMLHHSIMHPYMAQMPTLYTSQGESRRLPSPCPPSSYTSTTPRHTEVII; the protein is encoded by the exons ATGAGGACTGTGCGTTTTGCTGTTGGGGCTTTTATCAGTCTGATTTTCCAAGTGGGCATGACGCAACAGAGGACGAATGGTGAATATTGCCATAGTTGGAAGGACGCTCAATCTAACTGGCGAGGGGGTTTCCATTGTCCGGAGCGCCACGATCAAAGAGAAGCTGCGATCTGTTGTGGAAAGTGTGAGCTGCGCTACTGTTGCGCACTAAAAGGAGCTAGACTGGATCAGGGTAACTGCAACAACCACGAACAAGTTCTACAGCCTGGCACGTCTGATGACGAGAAAGATGCCAAGAGCGCAG tACCTGTCTATGTCCCCTTTGTGATCGTGGGCTCTGTTTTTCTGGCCTTTATCTTTCTGGGCTCCATGGTGGCCATGGGTGTCTGTCTGAGTCGTAAACAGGAGATCTACCAAAGCCCAGACGATGCTGCTGGGCCCCAGGGTGGGAGTGGAGAGCAGCAGCAGGAGGCTGTACCCATGACTGTGAGTACAGGGACGTCCTGTGgttccacctcatctctctaccctcccAATGCCAGCCAAGCCTGTCCAACTGGACCCACACGGGTCCACCAAACCTTAAAGAGGCAGGAAACTCCCACCAGCCCACAACCCTCCATGGTCCAACCTTTTACCATGCACCCCTCCATGGTGTTTTCCAGCCTGGTTCACCCCTCCATGCTTCATCATTCCATAATGCATCCTTATATGGCTCAAATGCCTACTCTGTATACCTCACAAGGGGAAAGCCGTCGTCTCCCATCTCCCTGCCCTCCATCCAGCTATACCAGCACTACACCCAGGCACACTGAAGTGATCATATAA
- the LOC129863384 gene encoding V-type proton ATPase catalytic subunit A-like — protein sequence MDTSKLPKIRDEERESEFGYVHGVSGPVVTATAMAGAAMYELVRVGHSELVGEIIRLEGDMATIQVYEETSGVSVGDPVLRTGKPLSVELGPGIMGSIFDGIQRPLKDINDLTQSIYIPRGVNIGALNRDLKWEFTPGQSLRTGSHITGGDIYGTVFENSLIKHKLMLPPRNRGTVTYVAPPGNYDVNDVVLELEFEGLKEKFTMIQVWPVRQIRPVTEKLPANHPLLTGQRVLDALFPCVQGGTTAIPGAFGCGKTVISQSLSKYSNSDVIIYVGCGERGNEMSEVLRDFPELTMEVDGKVESIMKRTALVANTSNMPVAAREASIYTGITLSEYFRDMGYNVSMMADSTSRWAEALREISGRLAEMPADSGYPAYLGARLASFYERAGRVKCLGNPEREGSVSIVGAVSPPGGDFSDPVTSATLGIVQVFWGLDKKLAQRKHFPSVNWLISYSKYTRALDEYYDKHFPEFVPLRTKTKEILQEEEDLAEIVQLVGKASLAETDKITLEVAKLLKDDFLQQNGYTPYDRFCPFYKTVGILSNTIAFYDLARHAVETTAQSDNKITWSMIREHMGEILYRLSSMKFKDPVKEGEAKIKADYSQLLEDMQNAFRTLED from the exons atgGACACTTCCAAGCTTCCTAAGATCCGTGATGAAGAGCGGGAAAGCGAGTTTGGATATGTGCATGGAGTTtctggtccag TGGTGACGGCCACCGCCATGGCAGGAGCGGCCATGTACGAGCTGGTGCGTGTGGGTCACAGTGAGCTGGTGGGAGAGATCATCAGGCTGGAGGGAGACATGGCAACCATTCAGGTCTACGAGGAGACCT CTGGTGTGTCTGTCGGAGACCCTGTCCTTCGGACAGGAAAGCCCCTGTCTGTAGAGTTGGGTCCGGGAATCATGGGGTCCATTTTTGATGGCATCCAGCGGCCCCTCAAAGACATCAATGACCTCACTCAAAGCATTTACATCCCTAGAGGAGTCAACATTGGAGCCCTCAACCGTGACCTCAAGTGGGAGTTTACACCTGGTCAGAGTCTTAGA ACCGGCAGTCACATAACAGGTGGGGATATCTATGGTACGGTCTTTGAGAACTCGCTGATCAAACACAAGTTGATGCTGCCTCCCCGGAACAGAGGCACTGTCACCTACGTGGCCCCACCTGGAAACTATGATGTCAAT GatgtggtgctggaactggagttTGAGGGTTTGAAGGAGAAGTTTACCATGATCCAGGTCTGGCCAGTGCGACAGATTCGCCCAGTCACAGAGAAGCTACCTGCCAATCACCCCCTGCTCACCGGCCAGAGAGTGTTGGATGCCCTCTTCCC GTGTGTCCAGGGTGGTACTACTGCTATCCCAGGAGCCTTCGGTTGTGGCAAGACTGTGATCTCACAGTCCCTGTCCAAGTATTCCAACAGTGATGTCATCATCTACGTGGGCTGTGGAGAGCGTGGAAATGAGATGTCTGAAGTGTTGAGAGATTTCCCTGAG CTTACAATGGAAGTGGATGGAAAGGTGGAAAGTATCATGAAGAGAACAGCTCTAGTGGCCAACACTTCCAACATGCCTGTCGCTGCTAGAGAGGCCTCTATTTACACAG GAATTACTCTGTCTGAGTACTTCAGAGACATGGGCTACAACGTCAGCATGATGGCCGACTCCACTTCCCGGTGGGCCGAGGCTCTCAGGGAGATCTCAGGACGATTGGCTGAGATGCCTGCTG ACAGCGGGTACCCTGCCTACCTGGGAGCCAGACTGGCCTCCTTCTATGAGCGTGCTGGCAGGGTTAAGTGCCTGGgcaacccagagagagagggcagcGTCAGCATTGTTGGAGC TGTGTCTCCCCCTGGTGGAGACTTCTCTGATCCTGTTACTTCAGCTACACTGGGTATTGTACAG gTGTTCTGGGGCCTGGATAAGAAGCTGGCTCAGAGAAAGCATTTTCCCTCGGTCAACTGGCTGATCAGCTACAGCAAGTACACGCGGGCGCTGGACGAGTACTACGACAAGCACTTCCCTGAGTTTGTGCCGCTTCGCACCAAGACCAAGGAGATCttgcaggaggaggaggatttggCTGAGATTGTACAGCTTGTAGGCAAG GCATCTCTCGCTGAGACCGACAAGATCACATTGGAGGTTGCTAAACTACTCAAGGATGACTTCCTGCAGCAGAATGGCTATACTCCGTATGACAG GTTCTGCCCTTTCTACAAAACGGTGGGCATCCTTTCCAACACAATTGCGTTCTACGACTTGGCACGCCATGCAGTGGAGACCACGGCTCAGAGTGACAACAAGATCACCTGGTCCATGATCCGGGAGCACATGGGAGAGATCCTCTACAGACTCAGCTCTATGAAGTTCAAG GATCCAGTGAAGGAGGGCGAGGCCAAAATCAAAGCAGACTACTCTCAGCTGCTGGAGGACATGCAGAATGCCTTCCGTACCCTGGAGGACTga
- the LOC129863388 gene encoding palmitoyltransferase ZDHHC23-A-like isoform X1 has product MKWEKFKPPEPDDAMCCFECDLDPHGCCYDCDDLDEACSRWLKGEPQKPDCALPVFGAVMDRLRLRLLSGDRRVEISMVPALGLLPMLLRLAALHFLLGLVILTALPGLVLWYYYATHRKKGRTLFFLSLALFSLAYMYFLFITEILPRGDVSHLQLVTVTMGVVLTLISFVRTKMGPGFVQPSLADTHSTSTNHYQLSDKDSASQNGVDQSVLPAPPARPVEQQTQSLTVKGGRCPLCKVVRPPRAGHCRICGGCVQRLDHHCIWINSCVGQANHRSFLLTLLLFLLTSLYGVSLVLRSVCPQQNLLTALLYCPGVYSQYSSALCFTCAWYSSIVTAGLLNLLVLQLINISYNVTEREAQLALRRKNGQSHPCGLVDDTGVYSRGFCQNWAEFLAMGEPVDRPSSVLTDLV; this is encoded by the exons ATGAAATGGGAGAAGTTTAAGCCTCCAGAGCCAGATGATGCCATGTGCTGTTTTGAATGTGATTTGGACCCACATGGATGCTGCTATGACTGTGATGATCTGGATGAAGCTTGCAGCAG GTGGCTGAAGGGTGAGCCTCAGAAACCTGACTGTGCGTTGCCTGTGTTTGGTGCAGTGATGGACCGGCTGAGGTTGAGACTGTTATCAGGGGACAGGCGGGTGGAGATCTCCATGGTCCCAGCTTTAGGGCTGCTTCCCATGCTACTGCGGCTGGCAGCCCTGCACTTCCTGCTGGGCCTGGTCATTCTGACAGCCCTGCCTGGCCTGGTGCTGTGGTACTACTACGCCACACACCGGAAGAAGGGCCGCACCCTCTTCTTCCTCAGCCTAGCGCTCTTCTCCCTAGCCTACATGTACTTCCTCTTCATCACAGAGATCCTACCTCGTGGGGACGTAAGTCACCTGCAGCTGGTGACCGTGACAATGGGTGTGGTTCTTACTCTTATATCTTTCGTGCGCACAAAGATGGGGCCAGGCTTCGTGCAGCCTTCCCTGGCTGACACGCACAGCACCAGCACCAATCATTACCAACTGTCTGACAAAGACTCTGCCTCTCAGAATGGAGTGGACCAGTCAGTGTTGCCAGCCCCCCCAGCCAGACCAGTGGAACAGCAGACACAGTCGCTGACAGTGAAGGGGGGCAGGTGTCCTCTGTGCAAAGTGGTGCGTCCCCCTCGGGCGGGACATTGCCGGATCTGTGGAGGCTGTGTCCAGCGCCTGGACCACCACTGTATCTG GATTAACAGCTGTGTGGGCCAGGCTAATCATCGCAGCTTCCTGCTGACCCTGCTCCTCTTTCTGTTGACCTCTCTGTATGGGGTCAGTCTGGTGCTGCGCAGCGTGTGTCCCCAACAGAACCTGCTTACCGCCCTACTCTACTGCCCTGGTGTCTACAGTCAGTACAG CTCAGCCCTGTGCTTCACCTGTGCCTGGTACAGCAGTATTGTCACAGCAGGCCTGCTAAACCTGCTGGTGCTGCAACTTATCAATATCAGCTACAATGTGACAGAACGGGAGGCACAACTTGCACTGCGGAGGAAAAATGGCCAGAGTCATCCGTGTGGCCTTGTTGACGACACAGGGGTCTACTCACGTGGCTTCTGCCAGAACTGGGCTGAATTCCTGGCAATGGGAGAGCCTGTCGATAGACCATCCTCCGTCCTCACTGACTTGGTTTAG
- the LOC129863388 gene encoding palmitoyltransferase ZDHHC23-A-like isoform X2, translating to MKWEKFKPPEPDDAMCCFECDLDPHGCCYDCDDLDEACSRWLKGEPQKPDCALPVFGAVMDRLRLRLLSGDRRVEISMVPALGLLPMLLRLAALHFLLGLVILTALPGLVLWYYYATHRKKGRTLFFLSLALFSLAYMYFLFITEILPRGDVSHLQLVTVTMGVVLTLISFVRTKMGPGFVQPSLADTHSTSTNHYQLSDKDSASQNGVDQSVLPAPPARPVEQQTQSLTVKGGRCPLCKVVRPPRAGHCRICGGCVQRLDHHCIWINSCVGQANHRSFLLTLLLFLLTSLYGVSLVLRSVCPQQNLLTALLYCPGVYSQYRYTKLSPVLHLCLVQQYCHSRPAKPAGAATYQYQLQCDRTGGTTCTAEEKWPESSVWPC from the exons ATGAAATGGGAGAAGTTTAAGCCTCCAGAGCCAGATGATGCCATGTGCTGTTTTGAATGTGATTTGGACCCACATGGATGCTGCTATGACTGTGATGATCTGGATGAAGCTTGCAGCAG GTGGCTGAAGGGTGAGCCTCAGAAACCTGACTGTGCGTTGCCTGTGTTTGGTGCAGTGATGGACCGGCTGAGGTTGAGACTGTTATCAGGGGACAGGCGGGTGGAGATCTCCATGGTCCCAGCTTTAGGGCTGCTTCCCATGCTACTGCGGCTGGCAGCCCTGCACTTCCTGCTGGGCCTGGTCATTCTGACAGCCCTGCCTGGCCTGGTGCTGTGGTACTACTACGCCACACACCGGAAGAAGGGCCGCACCCTCTTCTTCCTCAGCCTAGCGCTCTTCTCCCTAGCCTACATGTACTTCCTCTTCATCACAGAGATCCTACCTCGTGGGGACGTAAGTCACCTGCAGCTGGTGACCGTGACAATGGGTGTGGTTCTTACTCTTATATCTTTCGTGCGCACAAAGATGGGGCCAGGCTTCGTGCAGCCTTCCCTGGCTGACACGCACAGCACCAGCACCAATCATTACCAACTGTCTGACAAAGACTCTGCCTCTCAGAATGGAGTGGACCAGTCAGTGTTGCCAGCCCCCCCAGCCAGACCAGTGGAACAGCAGACACAGTCGCTGACAGTGAAGGGGGGCAGGTGTCCTCTGTGCAAAGTGGTGCGTCCCCCTCGGGCGGGACATTGCCGGATCTGTGGAGGCTGTGTCCAGCGCCTGGACCACCACTGTATCTG GATTAACAGCTGTGTGGGCCAGGCTAATCATCGCAGCTTCCTGCTGACCCTGCTCCTCTTTCTGTTGACCTCTCTGTATGGGGTCAGTCTGGTGCTGCGCAGCGTGTGTCCCCAACAGAACCTGCTTACCGCCCTACTCTACTGCCCTGGTGTCTACAGTCAGTACAGGTACACTAAG CTCAGCCCTGTGCTTCACCTGTGCCTGGTACAGCAGTATTGTCACAGCAGGCCTGCTAAACCTGCTGGTGCTGCAACTTATCAATATCAGCTACAATGTGACAGAACGGGAGGCACAACTTGCACTGCGGAGGAAAAATGGCCAGAGTCATCCGTGTGGCCTTGTTGA
- the LOC129863388 gene encoding palmitoyltransferase ZDHHC23-B-like isoform X3, translated as MDRLRLRLLSGDRRVEISMVPALGLLPMLLRLAALHFLLGLVILTALPGLVLWYYYATHRKKGRTLFFLSLALFSLAYMYFLFITEILPRGDVSHLQLVTVTMGVVLTLISFVRTKMGPGFVQPSLADTHSTSTNHYQLSDKDSASQNGVDQSVLPAPPARPVEQQTQSLTVKGGRCPLCKVVRPPRAGHCRICGGCVQRLDHHCIWINSCVGQANHRSFLLTLLLFLLTSLYGVSLVLRSVCPQQNLLTALLYCPGVYSQYSSALCFTCAWYSSIVTAGLLNLLVLQLINISYNVTEREAQLALRRKNGQSHPCGLVDDTGVYSRGFCQNWAEFLAMGEPVDRPSSVLTDLV; from the exons ATGGACCGGCTGAGGTTGAGACTGTTATCAGGGGACAGGCGGGTGGAGATCTCCATGGTCCCAGCTTTAGGGCTGCTTCCCATGCTACTGCGGCTGGCAGCCCTGCACTTCCTGCTGGGCCTGGTCATTCTGACAGCCCTGCCTGGCCTGGTGCTGTGGTACTACTACGCCACACACCGGAAGAAGGGCCGCACCCTCTTCTTCCTCAGCCTAGCGCTCTTCTCCCTAGCCTACATGTACTTCCTCTTCATCACAGAGATCCTACCTCGTGGGGACGTAAGTCACCTGCAGCTGGTGACCGTGACAATGGGTGTGGTTCTTACTCTTATATCTTTCGTGCGCACAAAGATGGGGCCAGGCTTCGTGCAGCCTTCCCTGGCTGACACGCACAGCACCAGCACCAATCATTACCAACTGTCTGACAAAGACTCTGCCTCTCAGAATGGAGTGGACCAGTCAGTGTTGCCAGCCCCCCCAGCCAGACCAGTGGAACAGCAGACACAGTCGCTGACAGTGAAGGGGGGCAGGTGTCCTCTGTGCAAAGTGGTGCGTCCCCCTCGGGCGGGACATTGCCGGATCTGTGGAGGCTGTGTCCAGCGCCTGGACCACCACTGTATCTG GATTAACAGCTGTGTGGGCCAGGCTAATCATCGCAGCTTCCTGCTGACCCTGCTCCTCTTTCTGTTGACCTCTCTGTATGGGGTCAGTCTGGTGCTGCGCAGCGTGTGTCCCCAACAGAACCTGCTTACCGCCCTACTCTACTGCCCTGGTGTCTACAGTCAGTACAG CTCAGCCCTGTGCTTCACCTGTGCCTGGTACAGCAGTATTGTCACAGCAGGCCTGCTAAACCTGCTGGTGCTGCAACTTATCAATATCAGCTACAATGTGACAGAACGGGAGGCACAACTTGCACTGCGGAGGAAAAATGGCCAGAGTCATCCGTGTGGCCTTGTTGACGACACAGGGGTCTACTCACGTGGCTTCTGCCAGAACTGGGCTGAATTCCTGGCAATGGGAGAGCCTGTCGATAGACCATCCTCCGTCCTCACTGACTTGGTTTAG
- the LOC129863389 gene encoding uncharacterized protein LOC129863389, whose amino-acid sequence MFSIPPNIAVFPIMSVSTKECLLVHYWSSAPLVLLLLCSGCFADSRVRTSGNITAKIGHPVTLSCEPSGDGNVSQVEWRIGGCDGRRILVSNTNNPVVVEQDYIDRVSAVTMRGFMLLGTQRNDAGPYCCSLTTFPLGSLKCHLFLYLSEDPQTAFSESPLIMIVSIASGILGVLVLGGTITALLLCQRCRRPVQDPVHVAVHPGGLPQNPPSILQKSQDNAPPPQRSNSEEEEENGEMDYLNVTVLRLPRIPATASSALRKS is encoded by the exons ATGTTCTCCATCCCCCCCAACATTGCTGTATTTCCCATCATGAGTGTCAGTACTAAAGAGTGTCTGCTTGTCCACTACTGGTCCTCAGCACCACTggtcctcctgctcctctgttcTG GTTGTTTTGCAGACAGCAGGGTAAGAACTTCTGGTAACATCACAGCAAAGATTGGTCATCCTGTGACTCTGTCCTGTGAGCCGTCTGGAGACGGGAATGTGTCCCAGGTTGAGTGGAGGATTGGAGGGTGTGATGGCCGTAGGATTCTGGTTTCTAACACAAACAACCCAGTTGTCGTGGAGCAGGACTATATCGACCGTGTCTCTGCTGTGACGATGCGTGGATTCATGTTACTAGGGACACAGAGGAATGACGCTGGGCCGTACTGCTGTTCTCTCACAACCTTCCCACTTGGGTCTCTGAAATGTCACCTTTTTTTGTATCTTAGTGAGGACCCACAAACAG CCTTCAGTGAATCTCCTCTCATAATGATTGTGTCCATTGCGAGTGGGATTCTGGGAGTGCTGGTGCTGGGAGGGACCATAACAGCACTGTTGCTCTGTCAG AGGTGTAGAAGACCAGTGCAGGACCCTGTTCATGTGGCAGTTCATCCAGGGGGACTTCCACAAAaccccccctccatcctccagaaaAGCCAGGACAATgctcccccaccacagaggagtaacagtgaggaggaggaggagaacgggGAAATGGATTACTTGAACGTTACAGTGCTTCGCCTCCCCAGAATTCCAGCTACTGCCTCCTCTGCCTTGAGGAAGAGCTAG